A single genomic interval of Odontesthes bonariensis isolate fOdoBon6 chromosome 3, fOdoBon6.hap1, whole genome shotgun sequence harbors:
- the LOC142377376 gene encoding poly(rC)-binding protein 2 isoform X1: MDSGVIEGGLNVTLTIRLLMHGKEVGSIIGKKGESVKKMREESGARINISEGNCPERIITLAGPTTAIFKAFSMIIEKLEEDISSSMTNSTATSKPPVTLRIVVPASQCGSLIGKGGCKIKEIRESTGAQVQVAGDMLPNSTERAITIAGTPQSIIECVKQICVVMLESPPKGVTIPYRPKPSGSPVIFAGGQAYAVQGQHAIPQPDSSSAAISPQLTKLHQLAMQQSPFPIAPSNQGFTGIDASAQTSSHEMTIPNDLIGCIIGRQGAKINEIRQMSGAQIKIANPVDGSTDRQVTITGSPASISLAEYLINASVESSKPPPSSSSSLNPEQTSLCHPSTSTTTTTTTTTTTTTTSAATSSFPSSSSSSSSCVVPPTASIPLSLLAPGPPPPSSSSSSSSSSTDSLLPSSPACVSSLLSLKPLPLLALHVVSGASNAPHPIPTEPKVAPELGSKSKRRRLSPY; the protein is encoded by the exons ATGGACTCCGGTGTGATTGAAGGCGGGCTCAATGTCACCCTTACCATTAGGTTGCTCATGCATGGCAAG gaGGTTGGAAGCATAATTGGAAAG AAAGGTGAATCTGTGAAGAAGATGAGGGAAGAG AGTGGGGCTCGCATCAACATCTCTGAGGGCAATTGTCCTGAGAGGATCATCACTTTGGCAGGTCCAACCACTGCCATCTTTAAGGCATTTTCCATGATCATTGAAAAGTTGGAAGAG GATATAAGCAGCTCAATGACAAATAGCACAGCTACCAGCAAGCCCCCAGTGACCCTACGCATTGTGGTGCCTGCCAGCCAGTGTGGCTCCCTCATTGGGAAAGGTGGCTGCAAGATCAAGGAAATCCGAGAG TCAACCGGTGCTCAGGTACAAGTGGCAGGAGACATGCTCCCCAACTCCACAGAGCGTGCCATCACCATCGCTGGCACTCCCCAGTCAATAATTGAGTGTGTAAAGCAGATCTGTGTGGTCATGCTTGAG TCTCCCCCTAAGGGGGTCACTATCCCCTACCGACCCAAGCCTTCAGGATCCCCCGTCATCTTTGCTGGCGGACAG GCATATGCTGTACAAGGACAGCACGCGATTCCACAGCCAGAT TCTTCCTCTGCTGCTATTTCTCCACAGCTCACCAAGCTTCACCAGCTGGCTATGCAGCAGAGCCCTTTCCCCATTGCACCAAGCAACCAGGGATTCACTG gGATAGATGCTTCTGCTCAAACCAGTTCCCATGAGATGACCATTCCAAATGAT CTTATTGGATGCATCATTGGCCGCCAAGGAGCCAAGATCAATGAGATCAGGCAAATGTCTGGTGCCCAGATCAAGATTGCAAACCCAGTGGACGGATCAACTGACCGCCAGGTTACCATCACAGGCTCTCCTGCCAGCATTAGTCTGGCAGAGTACCTCATCAACGCCAG TGTAGAGTCCTCTaaacctcctccctcctcctcctcttccttgaACCCTGAACAGACCAGCTTGTGCCATCCCTCCAcctctactactactactaccaccactactactactactaccacCACCTCTGCTGCTACCTCCTccttcccctcctcctcttcttcctcttcctcctgtgTGGTGCCCCCCACAGCCTCCATCCCTCTGTCCTTGTTGGCTCCTGGGccgcctcctccctcctcctcctcctcctcctcttcctcctccactgATTCCCTGCTCCCCAGCTCACCTGCCTGTGTGTCGAGTCTCCTCAGTCTCAAGCCCCTGCCTCTCCTGGCCCTCCATGTTGTCAGCGGGGCCAGTAATGCCCCACACCCAATCCCCACTGAGCCCAAAGTCGCCCCCGAGCTGGGCTCCAAGTCTAAAAGGCGAAGGCTCTCCCCTTACTAA
- the LOC142377376 gene encoding poly(rC)-binding protein 2 isoform X6, whose protein sequence is MDSGVIEGGLNVTLTIRLLMHGKEVGSIIGKKGESVKKMREESGARINISEGNCPERIITLAGPTTAIFKAFSMIIEKLEEDISSSMTNSTATSKPPVTLRIVVPASQCGSLIGKGGCKIKEIRESTGAQVQVAGDMLPNSTERAITIAGTPQSIIECVKQICVVMLESPPKGVTIPYRPKPSGSPVIFAGGQAYAVQGQHAIPQPDLTKLHQLAMQQSPFPIAPSNQGFTGIDASAQTSSHEMTIPNDLIGCIIGRQGAKINEIRQMSGAQIKIANPVDGSTDRQVTITGSPASISLAEYLINARLSSEATGLSAN, encoded by the exons ATGGACTCCGGTGTGATTGAAGGCGGGCTCAATGTCACCCTTACCATTAGGTTGCTCATGCATGGCAAG gaGGTTGGAAGCATAATTGGAAAG AAAGGTGAATCTGTGAAGAAGATGAGGGAAGAG AGTGGGGCTCGCATCAACATCTCTGAGGGCAATTGTCCTGAGAGGATCATCACTTTGGCAGGTCCAACCACTGCCATCTTTAAGGCATTTTCCATGATCATTGAAAAGTTGGAAGAG GATATAAGCAGCTCAATGACAAATAGCACAGCTACCAGCAAGCCCCCAGTGACCCTACGCATTGTGGTGCCTGCCAGCCAGTGTGGCTCCCTCATTGGGAAAGGTGGCTGCAAGATCAAGGAAATCCGAGAG TCAACCGGTGCTCAGGTACAAGTGGCAGGAGACATGCTCCCCAACTCCACAGAGCGTGCCATCACCATCGCTGGCACTCCCCAGTCAATAATTGAGTGTGTAAAGCAGATCTGTGTGGTCATGCTTGAG TCTCCCCCTAAGGGGGTCACTATCCCCTACCGACCCAAGCCTTCAGGATCCCCCGTCATCTTTGCTGGCGGACAG GCATATGCTGTACAAGGACAGCACGCGATTCCACAGCCAGAT CTCACCAAGCTTCACCAGCTGGCTATGCAGCAGAGCCCTTTCCCCATTGCACCAAGCAACCAGGGATTCACTG gGATAGATGCTTCTGCTCAAACCAGTTCCCATGAGATGACCATTCCAAATGAT CTTATTGGATGCATCATTGGCCGCCAAGGAGCCAAGATCAATGAGATCAGGCAAATGTCTGGTGCCCAGATCAAGATTGCAAACCCAGTGGACGGATCAACTGACCGCCAGGTTACCATCACAGGCTCTCCTGCCAGCATTAGTCTGGCAGAGTACCTCATCAACGCCAG
- the LOC142377376 gene encoding poly(rC)-binding protein 2 isoform X2 yields the protein MDSGVIEGGLNVTLTIRLLMHGKEVGSIIGKKGESVKKMREESGARINISEGNCPERIITLAGPTTAIFKAFSMIIEKLEEDISSSMTNSTATSKPPVTLRIVVPASQCGSLIGKGGCKIKEIRESTGAQVQVAGDMLPNSTERAITIAGTPQSIIECVKQICVVMLESPPKGVTIPYRPKPSGSPVIFAGGQAYAVQGQHAIPQPDLTKLHQLAMQQSPFPIAPSNQGFTGIDASAQTSSHEMTIPNDLIGCIIGRQGAKINEIRQMSGAQIKIANPVDGSTDRQVTITGSPASISLAEYLINASVESSKPPPSSSSSLNPEQTSLCHPSTSTTTTTTTTTTTTTTSAATSSFPSSSSSSSSCVVPPTASIPLSLLAPGPPPPSSSSSSSSSSTDSLLPSSPACVSSLLSLKPLPLLALHVVSGASNAPHPIPTEPKVAPELGSKSKRRRLSPY from the exons ATGGACTCCGGTGTGATTGAAGGCGGGCTCAATGTCACCCTTACCATTAGGTTGCTCATGCATGGCAAG gaGGTTGGAAGCATAATTGGAAAG AAAGGTGAATCTGTGAAGAAGATGAGGGAAGAG AGTGGGGCTCGCATCAACATCTCTGAGGGCAATTGTCCTGAGAGGATCATCACTTTGGCAGGTCCAACCACTGCCATCTTTAAGGCATTTTCCATGATCATTGAAAAGTTGGAAGAG GATATAAGCAGCTCAATGACAAATAGCACAGCTACCAGCAAGCCCCCAGTGACCCTACGCATTGTGGTGCCTGCCAGCCAGTGTGGCTCCCTCATTGGGAAAGGTGGCTGCAAGATCAAGGAAATCCGAGAG TCAACCGGTGCTCAGGTACAAGTGGCAGGAGACATGCTCCCCAACTCCACAGAGCGTGCCATCACCATCGCTGGCACTCCCCAGTCAATAATTGAGTGTGTAAAGCAGATCTGTGTGGTCATGCTTGAG TCTCCCCCTAAGGGGGTCACTATCCCCTACCGACCCAAGCCTTCAGGATCCCCCGTCATCTTTGCTGGCGGACAG GCATATGCTGTACAAGGACAGCACGCGATTCCACAGCCAGAT CTCACCAAGCTTCACCAGCTGGCTATGCAGCAGAGCCCTTTCCCCATTGCACCAAGCAACCAGGGATTCACTG gGATAGATGCTTCTGCTCAAACCAGTTCCCATGAGATGACCATTCCAAATGAT CTTATTGGATGCATCATTGGCCGCCAAGGAGCCAAGATCAATGAGATCAGGCAAATGTCTGGTGCCCAGATCAAGATTGCAAACCCAGTGGACGGATCAACTGACCGCCAGGTTACCATCACAGGCTCTCCTGCCAGCATTAGTCTGGCAGAGTACCTCATCAACGCCAG TGTAGAGTCCTCTaaacctcctccctcctcctcctcttccttgaACCCTGAACAGACCAGCTTGTGCCATCCCTCCAcctctactactactactaccaccactactactactactaccacCACCTCTGCTGCTACCTCCTccttcccctcctcctcttcttcctcttcctcctgtgTGGTGCCCCCCACAGCCTCCATCCCTCTGTCCTTGTTGGCTCCTGGGccgcctcctccctcctcctcctcctcctcctcttcctcctccactgATTCCCTGCTCCCCAGCTCACCTGCCTGTGTGTCGAGTCTCCTCAGTCTCAAGCCCCTGCCTCTCCTGGCCCTCCATGTTGTCAGCGGGGCCAGTAATGCCCCACACCCAATCCCCACTGAGCCCAAAGTCGCCCCCGAGCTGGGCTCCAAGTCTAAAAGGCGAAGGCTCTCCCCTTACTAA
- the LOC142377376 gene encoding poly(rC)-binding protein 2 isoform X3 — MDSGVIEGGLNVTLTIRLLMHGKEVGSIIGKKGESVKKMREESGARINISEGNCPERIITLAGPTTAIFKAFSMIIEKLEEDISSSMTNSTATSKPPVTLRIVVPASQCGSLIGKGGCKIKEIRESTGAQVQVAGDMLPNSTERAITIAGTPQSIIECVKQICVVMLESPPKGVTIPYRPKPSGSPVIFAGGQSSSAAISPQLTKLHQLAMQQSPFPIAPSNQGFTGIDASAQTSSHEMTIPNDLIGCIIGRQGAKINEIRQMSGAQIKIANPVDGSTDRQVTITGSPASISLAEYLINASVESSKPPPSSSSSLNPEQTSLCHPSTSTTTTTTTTTTTTTTSAATSSFPSSSSSSSSCVVPPTASIPLSLLAPGPPPPSSSSSSSSSSTDSLLPSSPACVSSLLSLKPLPLLALHVVSGASNAPHPIPTEPKVAPELGSKSKRRRLSPY; from the exons ATGGACTCCGGTGTGATTGAAGGCGGGCTCAATGTCACCCTTACCATTAGGTTGCTCATGCATGGCAAG gaGGTTGGAAGCATAATTGGAAAG AAAGGTGAATCTGTGAAGAAGATGAGGGAAGAG AGTGGGGCTCGCATCAACATCTCTGAGGGCAATTGTCCTGAGAGGATCATCACTTTGGCAGGTCCAACCACTGCCATCTTTAAGGCATTTTCCATGATCATTGAAAAGTTGGAAGAG GATATAAGCAGCTCAATGACAAATAGCACAGCTACCAGCAAGCCCCCAGTGACCCTACGCATTGTGGTGCCTGCCAGCCAGTGTGGCTCCCTCATTGGGAAAGGTGGCTGCAAGATCAAGGAAATCCGAGAG TCAACCGGTGCTCAGGTACAAGTGGCAGGAGACATGCTCCCCAACTCCACAGAGCGTGCCATCACCATCGCTGGCACTCCCCAGTCAATAATTGAGTGTGTAAAGCAGATCTGTGTGGTCATGCTTGAG TCTCCCCCTAAGGGGGTCACTATCCCCTACCGACCCAAGCCTTCAGGATCCCCCGTCATCTTTGCTGGCGGACAG TCTTCCTCTGCTGCTATTTCTCCACAGCTCACCAAGCTTCACCAGCTGGCTATGCAGCAGAGCCCTTTCCCCATTGCACCAAGCAACCAGGGATTCACTG gGATAGATGCTTCTGCTCAAACCAGTTCCCATGAGATGACCATTCCAAATGAT CTTATTGGATGCATCATTGGCCGCCAAGGAGCCAAGATCAATGAGATCAGGCAAATGTCTGGTGCCCAGATCAAGATTGCAAACCCAGTGGACGGATCAACTGACCGCCAGGTTACCATCACAGGCTCTCCTGCCAGCATTAGTCTGGCAGAGTACCTCATCAACGCCAG TGTAGAGTCCTCTaaacctcctccctcctcctcctcttccttgaACCCTGAACAGACCAGCTTGTGCCATCCCTCCAcctctactactactactaccaccactactactactactaccacCACCTCTGCTGCTACCTCCTccttcccctcctcctcttcttcctcttcctcctgtgTGGTGCCCCCCACAGCCTCCATCCCTCTGTCCTTGTTGGCTCCTGGGccgcctcctccctcctcctcctcctcctcctcttcctcctccactgATTCCCTGCTCCCCAGCTCACCTGCCTGTGTGTCGAGTCTCCTCAGTCTCAAGCCCCTGCCTCTCCTGGCCCTCCATGTTGTCAGCGGGGCCAGTAATGCCCCACACCCAATCCCCACTGAGCCCAAAGTCGCCCCCGAGCTGGGCTCCAAGTCTAAAAGGCGAAGGCTCTCCCCTTACTAA
- the prr13 gene encoding proline-rich protein 13 yields MWPNQGPPPPMGPPNPAFPPGYNPACPAVPPPGVFPHPPNQAYPAGPYPAGPYPAGPYPAGMNPAMVPNAHPGSMPYGAPGPHTYPMAPGGYPVVPPAGVYPGPYPHSPKGGHHKGHKGHHKGHHHGGLHPMAGGLAGGLAGMGMGVAGCKANKKMKKKMKKAHKGHGHHKHGKSSSSSSSSSSSSSSD; encoded by the exons ATGTGGCCAAATCAAG GTCCTCCTCCTCCAATGGGTCCACCAAACCCTGCCTTTCCTCCTGGCTACAACCCTGCATGCCCTGCTGTCCCTCCACCTGGAGTCTTCCCCCACCCTCCAAACCAAGCATACCCAGCTGGTCCGTACCCAGCTGGTCCGTACCCAGCTGGTCCATACCCAGCTGGGATGAACCCAGCCATGGTACCAAATGCTCATCCAGGGTCGATGCCTTATGGAGCTCCTGGGCCTCATACTTATCCTATGGCCCCAGGTGGATATCCGGTGGTCCCTCCAGCAGGTGTTTACCCTGGCCCATACCCACACTCTCCAAAAGGGGGTCACCATAAAGGCCATAAAGGCCACCACAAAGGTCATCATCATGGAGGGCTCCATCCCATGGCTGGAGGGTTAGCTGGGGGACTGGCAGGAATGGGAATGGGGGTGGCCGGGTGCAAAGCCAACaaaaagatgaagaagaagatgaagaaaGCACATAAGGGGCACGGGCACCATAAACATGGCAAG tcctccagcagcagcagcagcagcagcagcagtagcagcagCGACTGA
- the LOC142377376 gene encoding poly(rC)-binding protein 2 isoform X4: protein MDSGVIEGGLNVTLTIRLLMHGKEVGSIIGKKGESVKKMREESGARINISEGNCPERIITLAGPTTAIFKAFSMIIEKLEEDISSSMTNSTATSKPPVTLRIVVPASQCGSLIGKGGCKIKEIRESTGAQVQVAGDMLPNSTERAITIAGTPQSIIECVKQICVVMLESPPKGVTIPYRPKPSGSPVIFAGGQLTKLHQLAMQQSPFPIAPSNQGFTGIDASAQTSSHEMTIPNDLIGCIIGRQGAKINEIRQMSGAQIKIANPVDGSTDRQVTITGSPASISLAEYLINASVESSKPPPSSSSSLNPEQTSLCHPSTSTTTTTTTTTTTTTTSAATSSFPSSSSSSSSCVVPPTASIPLSLLAPGPPPPSSSSSSSSSSTDSLLPSSPACVSSLLSLKPLPLLALHVVSGASNAPHPIPTEPKVAPELGSKSKRRRLSPY, encoded by the exons ATGGACTCCGGTGTGATTGAAGGCGGGCTCAATGTCACCCTTACCATTAGGTTGCTCATGCATGGCAAG gaGGTTGGAAGCATAATTGGAAAG AAAGGTGAATCTGTGAAGAAGATGAGGGAAGAG AGTGGGGCTCGCATCAACATCTCTGAGGGCAATTGTCCTGAGAGGATCATCACTTTGGCAGGTCCAACCACTGCCATCTTTAAGGCATTTTCCATGATCATTGAAAAGTTGGAAGAG GATATAAGCAGCTCAATGACAAATAGCACAGCTACCAGCAAGCCCCCAGTGACCCTACGCATTGTGGTGCCTGCCAGCCAGTGTGGCTCCCTCATTGGGAAAGGTGGCTGCAAGATCAAGGAAATCCGAGAG TCAACCGGTGCTCAGGTACAAGTGGCAGGAGACATGCTCCCCAACTCCACAGAGCGTGCCATCACCATCGCTGGCACTCCCCAGTCAATAATTGAGTGTGTAAAGCAGATCTGTGTGGTCATGCTTGAG TCTCCCCCTAAGGGGGTCACTATCCCCTACCGACCCAAGCCTTCAGGATCCCCCGTCATCTTTGCTGGCGGACAG CTCACCAAGCTTCACCAGCTGGCTATGCAGCAGAGCCCTTTCCCCATTGCACCAAGCAACCAGGGATTCACTG gGATAGATGCTTCTGCTCAAACCAGTTCCCATGAGATGACCATTCCAAATGAT CTTATTGGATGCATCATTGGCCGCCAAGGAGCCAAGATCAATGAGATCAGGCAAATGTCTGGTGCCCAGATCAAGATTGCAAACCCAGTGGACGGATCAACTGACCGCCAGGTTACCATCACAGGCTCTCCTGCCAGCATTAGTCTGGCAGAGTACCTCATCAACGCCAG TGTAGAGTCCTCTaaacctcctccctcctcctcctcttccttgaACCCTGAACAGACCAGCTTGTGCCATCCCTCCAcctctactactactactaccaccactactactactactaccacCACCTCTGCTGCTACCTCCTccttcccctcctcctcttcttcctcttcctcctgtgTGGTGCCCCCCACAGCCTCCATCCCTCTGTCCTTGTTGGCTCCTGGGccgcctcctccctcctcctcctcctcctcctcttcctcctccactgATTCCCTGCTCCCCAGCTCACCTGCCTGTGTGTCGAGTCTCCTCAGTCTCAAGCCCCTGCCTCTCCTGGCCCTCCATGTTGTCAGCGGGGCCAGTAATGCCCCACACCCAATCCCCACTGAGCCCAAAGTCGCCCCCGAGCTGGGCTCCAAGTCTAAAAGGCGAAGGCTCTCCCCTTACTAA
- the LOC142377376 gene encoding poly(rC)-binding protein 2 isoform X5 has protein sequence MDSGVIEGGLNVTLTIRLLMHGKEVGSIIGKKGESVKKMREESGARINISEGNCPERIITLAGPTTAIFKAFSMIIEKLEEDISSSMTNSTATSKPPVTLRIVVPASQCGSLIGKGGCKIKEIRESTGAQVQVAGDMLPNSTERAITIAGTPQSIIECVKQICVVMLESPPKGVTIPYRPKPSGSPVIFAGGQAYAVQGQHAIPQPDSSSAAISPQLTKLHQLAMQQSPFPIAPSNQGFTGIDASAQTSSHEMTIPNDLIGCIIGRQGAKINEIRQMSGAQIKIANPVDGSTDRQVTITGSPASISLAEYLINARLSSEATGLSAN, from the exons ATGGACTCCGGTGTGATTGAAGGCGGGCTCAATGTCACCCTTACCATTAGGTTGCTCATGCATGGCAAG gaGGTTGGAAGCATAATTGGAAAG AAAGGTGAATCTGTGAAGAAGATGAGGGAAGAG AGTGGGGCTCGCATCAACATCTCTGAGGGCAATTGTCCTGAGAGGATCATCACTTTGGCAGGTCCAACCACTGCCATCTTTAAGGCATTTTCCATGATCATTGAAAAGTTGGAAGAG GATATAAGCAGCTCAATGACAAATAGCACAGCTACCAGCAAGCCCCCAGTGACCCTACGCATTGTGGTGCCTGCCAGCCAGTGTGGCTCCCTCATTGGGAAAGGTGGCTGCAAGATCAAGGAAATCCGAGAG TCAACCGGTGCTCAGGTACAAGTGGCAGGAGACATGCTCCCCAACTCCACAGAGCGTGCCATCACCATCGCTGGCACTCCCCAGTCAATAATTGAGTGTGTAAAGCAGATCTGTGTGGTCATGCTTGAG TCTCCCCCTAAGGGGGTCACTATCCCCTACCGACCCAAGCCTTCAGGATCCCCCGTCATCTTTGCTGGCGGACAG GCATATGCTGTACAAGGACAGCACGCGATTCCACAGCCAGAT TCTTCCTCTGCTGCTATTTCTCCACAGCTCACCAAGCTTCACCAGCTGGCTATGCAGCAGAGCCCTTTCCCCATTGCACCAAGCAACCAGGGATTCACTG gGATAGATGCTTCTGCTCAAACCAGTTCCCATGAGATGACCATTCCAAATGAT CTTATTGGATGCATCATTGGCCGCCAAGGAGCCAAGATCAATGAGATCAGGCAAATGTCTGGTGCCCAGATCAAGATTGCAAACCCAGTGGACGGATCAACTGACCGCCAGGTTACCATCACAGGCTCTCCTGCCAGCATTAGTCTGGCAGAGTACCTCATCAACGCCAG